One stretch of Pseudomonas azotoformans DNA includes these proteins:
- a CDS encoding 3-hydroxyacyl-CoA dehydrogenase NAD-binding domain-containing protein — translation MTQAIRYEKGQDGIVVLTLDMPGQRANTMNGVYREAMAATVERLEAQRDSIAGVVITSAKKTFFAGGDLNELIKVDKAHAKDFYDGVRVLKAQLRRLETLGKPVVAAINGAALGGGWEICLACHYRVALDDKSVQLGLPEVTLGLLPGGGGVVRMVRMLGLEKALPYLLEGKKVRPQQALQAGLINELAADRDELLAKSRAWILANPDARQPWDNKAYQIPGGTPSNPKVAQMLAIAPSILRSKTNGCFPAPEKILCAAVEGAQVDFDTAHLIETRYFTELVTGQVAKNMIGTFWFQLNEINAGSSRPQGFAPYVTRKVGVLGAGMMGAGIAYVSASAGIEVVLKDINLAAAEKGKAHSAALLDKKVSRGQLTAEQRETILARIRPTDSDTDLAGCDLIIEAVFEDRELKAKVSAAAQSVVGADAVIASNTSTLPISGLATAVPEQAKFIGLHFFSPVDKMPLVEIIKGARTSDETLARGFDFVLQIKKTPIVVNDSRGFFTSRVFGTFTNEGIAMLGEGVAAPMIETEARKAGMPVGPLAVSDEVSLSLMSHIRQQTAKDLQAEGKALPAHPATAVIDLLVNEYKRVGKAAGGGFYEYPSGGQKYLWPELKSRFERPGQRISPQDVRDRLLFIQAIETVRCLEEGVLMSTADANVGSVFGIGFAAWSGGALQFINQYGLNDFIARARYLAEQYGERFTPPGLLLEKAAQGEVFR, via the coding sequence ATGACCCAAGCCATTCGTTACGAAAAAGGCCAGGACGGCATCGTGGTGTTGACCCTCGACATGCCCGGCCAGAGGGCCAACACCATGAACGGCGTGTACCGCGAGGCCATGGCGGCTACGGTGGAGCGCCTGGAGGCGCAAAGGGACAGCATCGCCGGCGTCGTCATTACCTCGGCGAAGAAGACTTTTTTCGCGGGTGGCGACCTCAATGAACTGATCAAGGTCGACAAGGCCCACGCCAAGGATTTCTACGACGGTGTGCGGGTGTTGAAGGCGCAACTGCGGCGCCTGGAAACCCTCGGCAAGCCCGTGGTGGCCGCTATCAACGGTGCGGCACTCGGGGGCGGTTGGGAGATTTGCCTGGCATGCCATTACCGCGTTGCGCTGGACGACAAGTCGGTGCAGTTGGGCTTGCCGGAAGTCACCCTGGGCCTGCTGCCGGGCGGCGGCGGGGTCGTGCGCATGGTGCGCATGCTGGGGCTGGAAAAGGCCTTGCCGTATTTGCTCGAAGGCAAGAAAGTGCGGCCGCAGCAGGCACTGCAAGCCGGCTTGATCAACGAGCTGGCGGCGGATCGCGATGAGTTGCTGGCCAAGTCCCGCGCCTGGATCCTGGCCAATCCGGACGCCAGGCAACCGTGGGACAACAAGGCCTACCAGATTCCGGGCGGTACACCGTCGAACCCAAAAGTGGCGCAGATGCTGGCCATTGCGCCGTCGATTTTGCGCAGTAAAACCAACGGCTGTTTCCCCGCCCCGGAGAAAATTCTCTGTGCGGCCGTTGAAGGCGCCCAGGTGGACTTCGACACCGCGCACCTGATCGAAACCCGTTACTTCACCGAGTTGGTGACGGGGCAGGTGGCAAAAAACATGATCGGCACTTTCTGGTTCCAGCTTAACGAGATCAACGCCGGCAGCTCGCGACCGCAAGGGTTTGCACCGTATGTCACGCGCAAAGTCGGTGTGCTGGGCGCCGGGATGATGGGGGCGGGCATTGCCTATGTCAGCGCCAGCGCCGGTATCGAGGTGGTGCTCAAGGACATCAACCTGGCGGCCGCCGAGAAGGGCAAGGCGCATTCAGCTGCGCTGCTGGACAAGAAGGTCAGCCGTGGGCAATTGACCGCCGAGCAGCGGGAAACCATTTTGGCGCGGATTCGTCCTACGGACTCCGATACCGACCTGGCGGGTTGCGACTTGATCATCGAAGCGGTATTCGAAGATCGTGAACTCAAGGCCAAGGTCTCGGCCGCTGCGCAAAGCGTGGTCGGCGCCGACGCTGTGATCGCCTCCAATACCTCCACCTTGCCCATCAGCGGCCTGGCCACGGCAGTGCCGGAGCAAGCCAAGTTCATCGGCCTGCACTTCTTCAGCCCGGTGGACAAGATGCCCCTGGTGGAAATCATCAAGGGCGCGCGCACCAGTGACGAAACCCTGGCCCGTGGTTTCGATTTTGTCCTGCAAATCAAGAAAACCCCGATCGTGGTTAATGACAGCCGTGGCTTCTTCACTTCACGGGTGTTCGGCACCTTTACTAACGAAGGCATCGCCATGCTCGGTGAAGGCGTGGCCGCACCGATGATCGAGACCGAAGCGCGCAAGGCCGGCATGCCGGTGGGGCCGTTGGCGGTGTCTGACGAAGTGTCCCTCAGCCTGATGAGCCATATCCGACAGCAGACGGCCAAGGACCTGCAGGCGGAGGGCAAGGCGCTGCCTGCGCATCCGGCGACGGCGGTGATTGATCTGTTGGTCAACGAATACAAGCGCGTGGGCAAGGCGGCGGGAGGCGGTTTCTATGAGTACCCCAGCGGCGGGCAAAAGTACCTGTGGCCGGAGTTGAAAAGCCGCTTTGAACGGCCCGGTCAACGCATCTCGCCGCAGGATGTACGCGACCGCCTGCTGTTTATCCAGGCGATCGAGACGGTGCGCTGTTTGGAAGAGGGGGTGTTGATGTCCACGGCCGACGCGAATGTGGGGTCTGTTTTCGGCATTGGCTTTGCGGCCTGGAGCGGCGGCGCGTTGCAGTTCATCAACCAATATGGGCTGAACGACTTTATCGCCCGCGCCCGCTACCTGGCGGAGCAGTATGGCGAACGTTTCACGCCGCCGGGGTTGTTGCTGGAGAAAGCGGCGCAGGGTGAAGTGTTCCGGTGA
- a CDS encoding acetyl-CoA C-acetyltransferase, whose protein sequence is MTQALIFDAIRTPRGKGKPDGALHSVKPVNLVAGLLTALARRSDLDTHQVDDIVLGCVTPVGDQGADIAKTAALVADWDISVAGVQVNRFCASGLEAVNLGAMKVRSGFEDLVVVGGVESMSRVPMGSDGGAWVLDPQTNMHSHFTPQGIGADLIATLEGFTREDVDAFALHSQQKAARARAEGSFNKSLIAVQDQNGIVLLDHDEFIRGDSTLEGLGKLKPSFEMMGQMGFDATALRVYSHVERIHHVHTPGNSSGIVDGAALMLIGSEAKGRELGLQPRARIVATAVTSTDPTIMLTGPAPATRKALAKAGLRVEDIDLFEVNEAFASVVLKFIKDMGIDAARVNVNGGSIAMGHPLGATGCAILGTLLDELEVRQQRYGLATLCVGGGMGIATIIERL, encoded by the coding sequence ATGACCCAAGCGTTGATCTTTGATGCAATACGCACCCCCCGTGGCAAAGGCAAGCCGGACGGTGCCCTGCACAGCGTCAAGCCGGTGAACCTGGTAGCCGGCCTGCTCACGGCGCTGGCCCGGCGCAGTGACTTGGACACCCACCAGGTGGACGACATCGTGCTCGGCTGCGTGACCCCGGTAGGCGACCAGGGCGCCGACATCGCCAAGACCGCCGCGCTGGTGGCGGACTGGGACATCAGCGTCGCCGGGGTGCAGGTCAACCGCTTCTGCGCGTCAGGCCTGGAAGCGGTCAACCTGGGGGCGATGAAAGTCCGCTCCGGCTTCGAGGACCTGGTGGTGGTCGGCGGTGTCGAGTCCATGTCCCGCGTGCCCATGGGCAGTGACGGTGGCGCCTGGGTGCTCGACCCGCAGACCAATATGCACAGTCACTTCACCCCGCAGGGCATTGGCGCGGACCTGATCGCCACCCTGGAAGGTTTCACCCGCGAGGACGTCGACGCCTTTGCCCTGCATTCCCAGCAGAAAGCGGCGAGGGCGCGTGCGGAGGGTTCCTTCAACAAATCGCTGATCGCGGTGCAGGACCAGAATGGCATCGTACTGCTGGACCATGACGAATTCATTCGCGGCGACTCCACCCTTGAAGGCCTCGGCAAGCTCAAGCCGAGTTTCGAAATGATGGGGCAGATGGGCTTCGATGCCACCGCGTTGCGTGTCTACAGCCACGTAGAACGCATCCACCACGTACACACCCCCGGCAACAGTTCCGGCATCGTCGATGGCGCCGCGCTGATGTTGATCGGCTCCGAAGCCAAGGGGCGCGAGCTGGGCCTGCAACCGCGCGCGCGTATCGTTGCCACAGCGGTCACCAGCACCGACCCGACCATCATGCTCACCGGCCCTGCGCCCGCTACGCGCAAGGCCCTGGCCAAGGCCGGCCTGCGCGTTGAAGACATTGACCTGTTCGAGGTCAACGAAGCGTTTGCCTCGGTAGTGCTCAAGTTCATCAAGGATATGGGCATTGACGCCGCTCGCGTGAACGTCAACGGCGGCTCGATCGCCATGGGGCACCCGTTGGGGGCGACCGGCTGCGCGATCCTCGGCACCCTGCTCGATGAACTCGAAGTACGCCAGCAGCGCTATGGCCTGGCCACCCTGTGTGTCGGTGGTGGCATGGGCATCGCCACCATTATCGAACGCCTCTGA
- a CDS encoding c-type cytochrome produces MKSILALLALLIALPAAAAQLTIELDHSRKTWQTADLLKHPQAQTVQIVDDVSYKRSMSYRAVPLAVLLPGLKPESHLQAVALDGFAAELTAAPLLEQQGARAWLAVEDPAQPWPALADGKPSAGPFYLVWTDPQAGAISPEQWPFQISGIKQLKTVAERFPALLPDPKLAANDPINQGFALFQKNCLACHRLNGAGDAQVGPDLNIPYNPTEYFGGDFLKRYIRNPQSLRHWPQAKMPAFAASVLPDGELDLLVGYLKHMAGRKQQP; encoded by the coding sequence TTGAAATCCATCCTCGCCCTCCTCGCCCTGCTGATCGCGCTTCCTGCTGCAGCCGCGCAATTGACCATCGAACTCGACCATTCCCGCAAGACCTGGCAGACGGCCGACTTGCTCAAGCACCCGCAAGCACAGACGGTGCAGATTGTCGATGACGTCTCCTACAAGCGCAGCATGAGTTATCGCGCAGTGCCGCTGGCCGTACTCCTACCGGGTTTGAAACCTGAGAGCCATCTGCAAGCGGTTGCCCTGGATGGATTCGCCGCCGAACTCACCGCCGCGCCGTTGCTGGAACAACAGGGTGCACGTGCTTGGCTGGCGGTGGAGGACCCTGCTCAACCCTGGCCGGCGCTGGCAGATGGCAAACCGAGTGCCGGGCCGTTCTACCTGGTATGGACTGACCCGCAAGCCGGGGCTATCAGCCCTGAGCAGTGGCCGTTCCAGATCTCCGGGATCAAGCAGTTGAAGACGGTGGCGGAGCGCTTTCCGGCGTTGTTGCCGGATCCGAAGCTGGCGGCCAATGACCCGATCAACCAGGGTTTTGCCCTGTTCCAGAAAAATTGCCTGGCGTGTCACCGCCTCAATGGCGCCGGAGACGCCCAGGTCGGACCGGACCTGAATATCCCCTACAACCCCACCGAGTATTTTGGCGGTGATTTCCTCAAGCGCTATATCCGCAACCCGCAGAGTTTGCGGCATTGGCCACAGGCGAAGATGCCGGCGTTCGCGGCCAGTGTGTTGCCGGACGGTGAACTGGATTTATTGGTGGGGTATTTGAAGCATATGGCGGGGCGCAAACAGCAACCTTAA
- a CDS encoding transglutaminase family protein, with product MRLSISHETTYHYEDQVRASIQYLRLTPHDSERQHVLSWQLDLPRPVRAQVDPFGNILHVLTLDEPHDAIIIGARGQVDIDELREAEHESQSAFPFLRCTRLTEPDEALRGFAEQHCHQRRDRTALIDLMHALNQAMVYTPGATEVDTCAAQAFAGRAGVCQDHTHAFLACARSLGIPARYVSGYLYTEDSTHLASHAWAEAWLDDAWYSFDVTNQLARPERHLKLAVGLDYLDACPVRGMRRGGGHEQMHAKVFVAPTPVISVQQQ from the coding sequence ATGAGACTCTCCATCAGCCACGAAACCACCTACCACTACGAAGACCAGGTGCGCGCCAGCATTCAGTACCTGCGCCTCACGCCCCATGACAGCGAGCGCCAGCATGTACTCAGTTGGCAACTCGACCTGCCACGCCCGGTGCGTGCCCAGGTGGACCCGTTCGGCAACATCCTGCATGTGCTGACCCTGGATGAGCCCCACGACGCCATCATCATTGGGGCGCGTGGCCAGGTGGACATCGATGAGCTGCGCGAGGCCGAGCATGAGAGCCAATCGGCGTTCCCGTTCCTGCGGTGCACGCGCCTGACCGAACCCGATGAAGCCCTGCGCGGTTTTGCCGAACAGCACTGCCATCAACGGCGTGACCGTACGGCGTTGATCGACTTGATGCACGCACTGAACCAGGCGATGGTCTACACGCCCGGCGCGACCGAGGTCGACACCTGCGCCGCCCAGGCCTTCGCCGGCCGTGCGGGCGTGTGCCAGGACCACACCCACGCGTTCCTGGCCTGTGCACGTAGCCTGGGCATTCCTGCGCGGTATGTGTCGGGGTATTTGTACACCGAGGACAGCACGCACCTGGCCAGCCACGCCTGGGCCGAAGCCTGGCTGGATGACGCCTGGTACAGCTTTGACGTGACCAACCAGCTGGCCCGCCCGGAGCGGCACTTGAAGCTGGCGGTGGGGCTGGATTACCTAGACGCTTGCCCGGTGCGCGGCATGCGCCGGGGCGGGGGGCATGAGCAGATGCATGCGAAGGTGTTCGTGGCGCCGACGCCGGTGATTTCCGTCCAGCAGCAATGA
- a CDS encoding alpha-E domain-containing protein, whose translation MLSRTASDLYWMSRYLERAENLARMLDVSYSLSLMPQDGRGDGLHELAMPLLITGTLEDYHERHGELHAERLLHFFALDAANPASIYSCLGAARASAHAVRGRITADMWENINATWLDIRDIAQQGLSRYGMSRFCEWVKERSHLFRGATYGTIMRNDAFRFIRLGTFIERADNTLRLLDARYEMAGDRAEAVTDGTAHAYYQWSALLRALSSFEAYTEIYRDAPGARQVAELLLLRADVPRSLRACSEEIDQILASLPGINGRPAQRLAAEMDARLRFTAIDEILEEGLHAWLTDFIPLVRQLGDAIYSSYLEAA comes from the coding sequence ATGTTGAGTAGAACTGCCTCGGATCTGTACTGGATGTCGCGCTACCTGGAGCGTGCGGAAAACCTCGCACGCATGCTCGACGTCAGCTATTCGCTGTCACTGATGCCCCAGGATGGGCGCGGCGACGGCCTGCATGAACTGGCCATGCCGCTATTGATTACCGGCACCCTGGAGGATTACCACGAGCGCCACGGCGAATTGCACGCCGAACGCCTGTTGCACTTTTTCGCGCTGGACGCGGCCAACCCGGCCAGCATCTACAGTTGTCTCGGCGCCGCGCGGGCCAGCGCCCATGCGGTGCGTGGGCGAATTACCGCCGACATGTGGGAAAACATCAACGCCACCTGGCTGGATATTCGGGATATCGCCCAGCAGGGCCTGAGCCGTTATGGCATGAGCCGGTTCTGCGAGTGGGTCAAGGAGCGCTCCCATCTGTTCCGTGGTGCCACCTACGGCACCATCATGCGCAACGATGCTTTCCGGTTTATCCGCCTGGGCACCTTTATCGAACGGGCCGACAACACGTTGCGCCTGCTGGACGCCCGCTATGAGATGGCCGGTGACCGCGCCGAGGCTGTCACCGATGGCACGGCCCACGCCTACTATCAATGGAGCGCCTTGCTGCGCGCCTTGTCGTCGTTCGAGGCCTACACCGAGATTTATCGCGATGCGCCTGGCGCACGGCAAGTCGCCGAGTTGCTGCTGTTGCGCGCCGATGTGCCACGCTCACTGCGGGCCTGCAGTGAAGAGATCGACCAGATCCTCGCCAGCCTGCCTGGCATCAACGGCCGCCCGGCCCAGCGCCTGGCCGCCGAGATGGACGCGCGCCTGCGCTTTACCGCCATCGATGAAATCCTTGAGGAAGGCCTGCACGCCTGGCTGACCGACTTTATTCCTTTGGTCCGCCAGTTAGGCGACGCCATCTACAGTTCCTACCTGGAGGCGGCATGA
- a CDS encoding circularly permuted type 2 ATP-grasp protein produces the protein MIRTYYDEMYDGAGQVRPHYREFARWLAETPAELLAQRRREADLLFHRAGITFTLYGDEQGTERLIPFDTIPRSIPASEWRIVERGCIQRVKALNMFLADLYHEQRIIKAGVIPAEQVLANEQYQLAMQGLDLHRDLYSHISGVDLVRDGDGTYYVLEDNLRTPSGVSYMLEDRKMMMRLFPELFAAQRIAPIDHYPNLLLDTLKSSSPLDNPSVVVLTPGRFNSAFFEHAFLAREMGVELVEGADLFVRDDRVFMRTTDGPKAVDVIYRRLDDAFLDPLAFNPDSMLGVPGLLAAYRCGNVVLANAIGTGVADDKSVYPFVTEMIRFYLDEEPILKNVPTFQCRKPDELSHVLANLPDLVVKETQGSGGYGMLVGPASTAAEIEAFRARIKAKPHAYIAQPTLCLSTCPTFVENGIAPRHIDLRPFVLSGKETRVVPGGLTRVALREGSLVVNSSQGGGTKDTWVVED, from the coding sequence ATGATCCGCACTTATTACGATGAAATGTACGATGGGGCAGGCCAGGTCCGACCGCATTACCGCGAGTTCGCCCGCTGGTTGGCCGAAACCCCCGCTGAACTGCTGGCTCAACGCCGGCGCGAAGCCGATTTGCTGTTTCACCGCGCCGGGATCACCTTCACCCTCTACGGGGACGAGCAGGGCACTGAGCGTCTGATTCCCTTCGATACCATCCCGCGCAGTATTCCCGCCAGCGAATGGCGGATTGTCGAGCGTGGCTGCATCCAGCGGGTCAAGGCGCTGAACATGTTTCTCGCCGACCTGTATCACGAGCAGCGCATCATCAAGGCCGGGGTCATTCCTGCCGAACAGGTGCTGGCCAACGAGCAATACCAGTTGGCGATGCAGGGGTTGGACCTGCACCGCGACCTGTATTCCCACATATCCGGCGTTGACCTCGTACGCGATGGCGACGGCACGTACTACGTGCTCGAAGACAACCTGCGTACGCCCAGCGGCGTCAGCTATATGCTCGAAGACCGCAAGATGATGATGCGGCTATTCCCCGAACTGTTCGCTGCCCAGCGCATCGCGCCCATCGATCACTATCCCAACCTGCTGCTGGACACCCTGAAAAGCTCAAGCCCCTTGGATAACCCCAGCGTGGTTGTACTGACTCCGGGGCGCTTCAACAGCGCGTTCTTCGAACATGCCTTTCTCGCCCGCGAAATGGGCGTGGAACTGGTGGAAGGCGCCGACCTGTTCGTACGCGATGACCGCGTTTTCATGCGCACCACCGATGGCCCCAAGGCCGTGGACGTGATCTACCGTCGTCTCGACGATGCGTTTCTCGACCCCCTGGCCTTCAACCCGGACTCCATGCTCGGCGTGCCCGGCCTGCTCGCGGCTTATCGCTGCGGCAATGTGGTGCTGGCCAATGCCATCGGCACCGGGGTGGCGGATGACAAGTCGGTGTATCCCTTCGTCACCGAGATGATCCGTTTTTACCTGGATGAAGAACCGATCCTGAAGAATGTTCCGACCTTCCAGTGCCGTAAGCCCGACGAACTGTCCCACGTACTCGCCAACCTGCCCGACCTGGTGGTGAAGGAAACCCAAGGCTCCGGTGGCTACGGCATGTTGGTAGGCCCGGCGTCCACGGCGGCGGAAATCGAAGCCTTCCGAGCGCGGATCAAGGCCAAGCCCCACGCCTATATCGCCCAGCCGACCCTGTGTTTATCCACCTGCCCGACCTTTGTCGAAAACGGCATTGCGCCGCGCCATATCGACCTGCGCCCGTTTGTGTTGTCCGGCAAGGAGACCCGTGTAGTGCCCGGCGGCCTGACCCGCGTGGCCTTGCGCGAAGGTTCGCTGGTGGTGAACTCGTCCCAGGGCGGCGGCACCAAAGACACTTGGGTGGTCGAGGACTGA
- a CDS encoding ribonuclease E inhibitor RraB: MSTAYQEDISTNVLRRMKEGGFDFSRFHPIEFYAIFPDEERARRAAGEFRGESLNAQVSARDDGAWYLELSKVMFATYDGIGDFEQDFGAVVEPLGGIIEGWGVKQEVRGLPM, encoded by the coding sequence ATGAGCACAGCCTATCAAGAAGACATCAGCACCAACGTTCTGCGCCGCATGAAAGAAGGCGGTTTCGACTTCTCGCGTTTTCACCCCATCGAGTTCTACGCCATTTTCCCGGATGAGGAACGGGCGCGCAGGGCTGCGGGTGAGTTTCGCGGGGAATCCCTGAATGCCCAGGTGAGTGCGCGCGACGATGGCGCCTGGTACCTGGAGCTGAGCAAAGTCATGTTTGCGACCTACGACGGCATTGGAGACTTCGAGCAAGACTTCGGGGCGGTGGTCGAGCCGCTGGGCGGGATCATCGAAGGATGGGGCGTGAAGCAGGAGGTGCGTGGGTTACCCATGTAG
- a CDS encoding START domain-containing protein, with amino-acid sequence MGSLKRMAVLCGFTVLFAATAQAEDWQVAKDEDGIKVSLSEITGSKYKAYRGVTTIKAPVAKIVALQEDVVGACAWIHECKAQKLVDKKGDESWTYTQFKAPFPVTDRDSYLHITTTKAADGTLTRKLEGVPTYKPEEKGYVRVAQVDGFWKLVPKGDNLTEVTYQVHTEPGGSVPSWLANKFVVDAPFNTLKALKQHAEK; translated from the coding sequence ATGGGTTCGCTGAAACGAATGGCTGTGTTGTGCGGTTTTACGGTGTTGTTTGCTGCCACTGCCCAGGCTGAGGATTGGCAAGTCGCCAAGGACGAAGACGGTATCAAGGTGTCCCTGAGCGAAATTACCGGCTCCAAGTACAAGGCGTATCGCGGGGTGACCACGATCAAGGCGCCGGTGGCGAAGATCGTCGCGTTGCAGGAAGACGTAGTCGGTGCGTGCGCCTGGATCCACGAATGCAAGGCCCAGAAGCTGGTCGACAAGAAGGGCGACGAGAGCTGGACCTACACCCAATTCAAAGCACCGTTCCCCGTGACGGATCGCGATTCCTACCTGCATATCACCACGACCAAGGCCGCTGACGGCACCTTGACTCGTAAACTCGAAGGTGTCCCCACCTACAAGCCTGAAGAAAAAGGCTACGTGCGCGTCGCCCAAGTGGATGGCTTCTGGAAACTGGTGCCCAAAGGCGACAACCTGACCGAAGTCACCTACCAGGTGCACACCGAGCCAGGCGGCAGCGTCCCCTCGTGGTTGGCCAACAAGTTCGTGGTGGACGCCCCGTTCAACACCTTGAAAGCCTTGAAACAACACGCGGAAAAATAA
- a CDS encoding YkgJ family cysteine cluster protein — MNCREGCGACCIAPSISSPLPGMPQGKPAGERCLHLSVEQLCLLFGQPERPAVCSDFKADLEVCGTDQADAIRLIGWWEQMTAA; from the coding sequence ATGAATTGCCGTGAAGGCTGTGGCGCTTGCTGCATCGCCCCCTCCATCAGTTCGCCATTACCGGGCATGCCACAGGGCAAACCGGCGGGCGAACGCTGCCTGCACCTGTCGGTCGAACAGCTATGCCTACTGTTCGGCCAGCCGGAGCGACCGGCGGTGTGCAGTGATTTCAAGGCAGATCTCGAGGTCTGCGGCACCGACCAGGCCGATGCGATCCGCTTGATCGGCTGGTGGGAGCAGATGACGGCGGCTTGA
- a CDS encoding translation initiation factor 2: MTCIFRAVLVIGLLSLCNVGTVLAAAPVSETKPAASNEQKPPAKKTAPVKKAPAVKKPTAAAKKRAASRSKASREVTQTQLPPAQLDLSLPSDMVRHLQPIGTMPKPKSVPLLPPMFGEKPTDNSAFQINGRLLSNEMKLQLRNEERREVEGAAVEFEFKQ; encoded by the coding sequence ATGACCTGTATTTTTCGCGCTGTTCTGGTAATTGGCCTGTTAAGCCTGTGCAACGTCGGCACAGTGCTGGCGGCAGCTCCTGTGAGTGAAACCAAGCCCGCCGCCAGTAACGAGCAGAAGCCCCCCGCGAAAAAAACGGCCCCCGTTAAAAAAGCCCCAGCGGTGAAGAAACCCACCGCTGCAGCCAAAAAACGTGCAGCCAGCAGGTCCAAGGCATCCCGCGAAGTGACGCAGACACAATTGCCACCGGCACAGTTGGACCTGTCCCTGCCGTCGGACATGGTCAGGCACTTGCAACCTATCGGCACCATGCCCAAACCTAAAAGTGTGCCCTTGCTGCCGCCGATGTTCGGCGAGAAACCCACCGACAACAGCGCCTTCCAGATCAACGGCCGCCTGCTCAGCAATGAAATGAAGCTGCAATTGCGCAACGAAGAACGGCGCGAAGTCGAAGGCGCCGCGGTGGAGTTCGAGTTCAAGCAGTAA
- a CDS encoding aminotransferase-like domain-containing protein encodes MTNLLLYQRIAQQLAEDIRRGVYQPGERVPSVRKMSSQLNVSHATVLQAYANLEDQGLIRARPQSGYYVHQTPALTAPTPDIARVERPGLVTRSSIIQQVLGESRREGVFPLGAAVPSVDYLPVRALHQQLAKVTRFQSPRAFSYMFSPGFEPLRRQVAIRMRDAGVVVDPSEVVITHGCVDALQMSLRVLTRPGDLIAAESPTYYGLLQLADLLGLKVIEIPSDPSTGMSLEALQLAANQWSIKALVLTTRLSNPLGGTMPEERQKQLLRLASDFDIQIVEDDIYGELMFELGRTKALKAYDRLDRVIYCSSFSKTLSPGVRIGWMIAGKYQQEIQRLQMFSTHSACSVTQMGVAAYLENGGYDRHLRYIRQEYRKNLSAFQLAVQQYFPEGTQMTRPTGGFILWVSLPGRVNTQELHVRALQQGISIAPGLIFSNTEQFNHCIRLNCGTPWNREAERALMTLGMLASQLCQETAAGL; translated from the coding sequence ATGACCAATCTGTTGCTTTACCAACGTATCGCCCAGCAACTGGCTGAGGATATCCGGCGCGGTGTCTATCAACCGGGTGAGCGCGTGCCTTCGGTGCGCAAGATGAGCTCACAGCTGAACGTCAGCCACGCCACCGTGTTGCAGGCCTACGCCAACCTGGAAGACCAGGGGTTGATCCGGGCGCGGCCACAGTCCGGCTATTACGTGCACCAGACGCCAGCACTCACGGCGCCGACGCCGGACATTGCACGGGTCGAGCGCCCAGGGTTGGTCACCCGCAGCAGTATCATTCAACAGGTCTTGGGCGAATCGCGCCGCGAGGGTGTGTTTCCGTTGGGCGCCGCAGTGCCGAGCGTGGACTACCTGCCAGTACGCGCTCTGCACCAGCAATTGGCCAAGGTCACGCGCTTCCAGAGCCCGCGTGCATTCAGCTACATGTTCAGCCCCGGTTTCGAACCGCTGCGCCGCCAGGTGGCGATCCGCATGCGCGATGCGGGCGTGGTGGTGGACCCGTCCGAAGTGGTGATCACCCACGGTTGTGTCGATGCGTTGCAGATGTCGTTGCGGGTGCTGACGCGGCCTGGCGACCTGATTGCCGCTGAGTCGCCGACCTATTACGGGTTGCTGCAACTCGCCGATCTGTTGGGCCTCAAGGTCATCGAGATTCCCAGCGACCCGTCCACCGGCATGAGCCTGGAAGCCCTGCAACTGGCGGCCAACCAATGGTCGATCAAGGCCCTGGTGCTGACCACGCGCCTGAGCAACCCGCTGGGCGGCACCATGCCTGAGGAACGGCAGAAACAGTTACTGCGCCTGGCCTCGGACTTCGACATCCAGATTGTCGAGGACGATATCTACGGCGAGCTGATGTTCGAACTGGGCCGCACCAAGGCGCTGAAAGCCTATGACCGCCTGGATCGGGTTATCTATTGTTCAAGCTTTTCGAAGACGCTGTCCCCTGGTGTGCGCATTGGCTGGATGATCGCCGGCAAGTACCAGCAGGAGATCCAGCGCCTGCAGATGTTCAGCACTCACTCCGCCTGCAGTGTCACGCAGATGGGCGTTGCCGCTTACCTGGAGAATGGTGGCTACGACCGGCACCTGCGCTACATTCGCCAGGAGTACCGCAAGAACCTCAGCGCCTTTCAGCTGGCGGTGCAGCAGTATTTCCCGGAAGGCACCCAGATGACCCGTCCGACGGGCGGCTTCATCCTGTGGGTCAGTTTGCCTGGAAGGGTCAATACCCAGGAACTGCACGTGCGCGCACTGCAACAGGGCATCAGTATTGCGCCGGGGCTGATCTTCAGTAATACGGAGCAGTTCAACCACTGTATTCGCCTGAACTGCGGCACCCCGTGGAACCGCGAGGCAGAGCGGGCGCTGATGACGTTGGGGATGCTGGCGAGCCAGTTATGCCAGGAAACAGCAGCAGGATTATGA